A stretch of Paenibacillus mucilaginosus 3016 DNA encodes these proteins:
- a CDS encoding cache domain-containing sensor histidine kinase, whose product MILFGRRFRPFSITSFRTKLTLVSVLCILLPALVTLVVYNLLTRDAVKEQAVSGAKQTLELIDGHVSNTLEYMTYLLNYIQEDIDLKMALKQLNDTVYSEDRLTNEQYTTGSVVRYKIDSLTAAGESVYLTIVLPNGMYFTNYPAYEYAPARILKEPWLRQANGVYGYHSYWPGTLPTQFLSEKGRNPYQLTVVRALRNQSSDNSTIYAYVVVTIMESRIHRYFERLAAGQEVMLLDRDDRVLSHTDAGHIGTDFAYLKQAEGEPERDIVRRDGTDYLISQHPISFSVNGWKLVSLTPYRTAVTKINAIFQNVFLFQLVSFVLFFILLMVALRAFTKPLVKLDKVAVEVQKGDLSVRSSIRGMDEIGRLGKSFDGMLERISDMIEEITQTQARKRKAELSMLQAQINPHFLFNVLNSIRMKVLGRGDRESAEMIASLSKLLRMTIQDQGSIPLHDEVETVIDYMKLMNMRQKETAVLEVDIAPEVYLERVPRFFLQPLIENALIHGLNQQAGTVFLEASPEEADLIRIRVRDTGQGMDAEKLERLRRRLSALPGEEAAGPDKKGFSSIGLSNVYERMRMTFGERFRMVIDSTEGAGTVITMYIPKQEEAEPHVQGHAGG is encoded by the coding sequence ATGATTCTGTTTGGGCGAAGGTTCAGACCGTTCTCCATTACCTCATTTCGCACCAAGCTGACCCTCGTGTCGGTCTTGTGCATCCTGCTTCCGGCTCTCGTTACACTCGTCGTGTACAACCTGCTCACCCGCGATGCAGTGAAGGAGCAGGCGGTATCGGGTGCGAAGCAGACGCTGGAGCTCATTGACGGCCATGTATCCAACACGCTGGAGTACATGACCTATCTTCTGAATTACATCCAGGAAGACATCGATCTCAAAATGGCCCTGAAACAGCTCAATGACACCGTTTACAGTGAGGACCGGTTAACGAACGAGCAGTACACCACAGGCAGTGTGGTGCGGTACAAGATCGACAGCCTGACGGCGGCCGGGGAAAGCGTCTACCTGACGATCGTGCTGCCGAACGGCATGTACTTTACGAACTATCCGGCTTATGAATATGCCCCGGCCCGGATCTTGAAGGAGCCGTGGCTCCGGCAGGCGAACGGGGTGTACGGCTATCATTCCTATTGGCCGGGCACGCTGCCTACCCAGTTCCTGTCGGAGAAAGGGAGAAATCCGTACCAGCTGACGGTCGTCCGCGCGCTGAGAAACCAGAGCTCCGACAACTCCACGATCTACGCCTATGTAGTCGTCACGATCATGGAGAGCCGGATTCACCGGTATTTCGAACGCCTCGCCGCCGGCCAGGAGGTGATGCTCCTCGATCGGGACGACCGGGTGCTGTCGCATACGGATGCGGGGCATATCGGGACGGACTTCGCCTACCTGAAACAGGCGGAGGGAGAGCCGGAGCGGGATATCGTGCGCCGGGACGGCACCGACTACCTGATCTCGCAGCACCCGATCTCCTTCAGCGTCAACGGTTGGAAGCTCGTTTCGCTGACGCCGTACCGTACGGCGGTGACCAAGATCAATGCGATTTTTCAGAACGTGTTCCTGTTCCAGCTCGTCTCCTTCGTGCTCTTCTTCATCCTCCTGATGGTGGCGCTGCGGGCGTTCACCAAGCCGCTGGTGAAGCTGGACAAGGTGGCCGTGGAGGTGCAGAAGGGGGATCTCAGCGTCCGCTCGTCGATCCGCGGGATGGATGAGATCGGCCGCCTCGGCAAATCGTTCGACGGCATGCTCGAGCGCATCTCCGATATGATCGAGGAGATTACGCAGACCCAGGCGCGTAAGCGGAAGGCGGAGCTGAGCATGCTGCAGGCGCAGATCAATCCGCATTTTCTGTTCAACGTGCTGAATTCGATCCGGATGAAGGTGCTCGGGCGCGGGGACCGGGAGAGTGCGGAGATGATTGCTTCGCTCTCCAAGCTGCTGCGGATGACGATCCAGGACCAGGGAAGCATTCCCCTCCACGACGAGGTGGAGACCGTGATCGATTATATGAAGCTGATGAATATGCGCCAAAAAGAAACCGCTGTCCTCGAGGTGGACATTGCCCCGGAGGTGTATCTGGAGCGGGTGCCGCGCTTCTTCCTGCAGCCGCTGATCGAGAATGCGCTCATCCACGGCCTGAACCAGCAGGCCGGCACGGTCTTCCTCGAGGCCTCGCCGGAGGAGGCGGACCTGATCCGCATCCGCGTCCGGGATACCGGGCAGGGCATGGATGCGGAGAAGCTGGAGAGGCTGCGCCGGCGGCTGTCGGCCCTGCCGGGGGAAGAGGCGGCAGGCCCCGACAAGAAGGGCTTCTCTTCCATCGGGCTCTCCAACGTATACGAGCGGATGCGGATGACCTTCGGGGAGCGTTTCCGGATGGTGATCGACAGCACGGAGGGAGCGGGAACGGTCATTACGATGTATATTCCGAAGCAGGAGGAGGCGGAGCCGCATGTACAAGGTCATGCTGGTGGATGA
- a CDS encoding response regulator transcription factor, with protein MYKVMLVDDDYPVLEFLANTIPWEKLGLTLTGTYENGAVALEAAQKMMPDIVVTDIGMPRMNGLELIRALKELEPRTRFAILSCHSEFHYAQQAMKLSVQDYLVKDTLDPEDMEKLLAQFKASLDEETKGVERQNRMRQMIDRNRERHKETFLRGTIHEPILDGQAWLQEAEAFGLRLQDRVCLPVACYIDDQRLARQRFVTDDVLRFAVNNILEEILGADERGAVNFTYDVLRSFILIPAPGGIKTNPYDEAVKLLARVQSTVYAALKLKLSFIIGRTCGEPSGLKQELTGLLGASGQRFYMRQQSMEKREQMTFSEADLFSCYDEAASGFRGVLLEGGAATVQPVLAYWTGYLRAEKFRPETVKDWVLKLVLDLKLKLQSMQLFRNHYSVEILHKELLEMDTLDEIEAWVNGFFESSLTAARDAKVLSKRTEVLDACHYVSQHLNRKISLDEVAEHLYMNPSYFSRLFKKETGETFIEFVNRAKVNRAKELLDGTNLSVAKICEALGYDNHSYFIKMFKAAAGVTPQEYRGTAPVKA; from the coding sequence ATGTACAAGGTCATGCTGGTGGATGATGATTACCCGGTGCTGGAATTCCTGGCGAATACCATCCCGTGGGAGAAGCTCGGGCTGACGCTGACGGGCACCTATGAGAACGGGGCGGTGGCGCTGGAGGCGGCGCAGAAGATGATGCCCGATATTGTGGTGACGGACATCGGCATGCCGCGCATGAACGGCCTGGAGCTGATCCGGGCTCTGAAGGAGCTTGAGCCGAGGACGCGCTTCGCCATTCTTTCCTGCCACAGCGAGTTCCATTATGCCCAGCAGGCGATGAAGCTGAGCGTACAGGATTACCTCGTGAAGGATACGCTCGATCCGGAAGACATGGAGAAGCTGCTCGCCCAGTTCAAGGCCTCTCTGGATGAGGAGACGAAGGGGGTTGAGCGGCAGAACCGGATGCGGCAGATGATCGACCGCAACCGGGAGCGGCATAAGGAGACCTTCCTCCGCGGGACGATTCACGAGCCGATCCTGGACGGGCAGGCCTGGCTCCAGGAGGCGGAGGCGTTCGGGCTGAGGCTGCAGGATCGGGTGTGTCTGCCGGTGGCATGCTATATCGATGACCAGCGCCTGGCGCGGCAGCGGTTCGTTACCGATGACGTGCTGCGCTTCGCCGTCAATAATATTCTCGAAGAAATTCTCGGGGCCGATGAGCGGGGCGCGGTGAACTTCACCTATGACGTGCTCCGTTCCTTCATTCTCATCCCCGCGCCGGGCGGGATCAAAACCAACCCGTACGACGAGGCGGTCAAGCTGCTGGCCAGGGTGCAGTCGACGGTCTATGCGGCGCTCAAGCTCAAGCTGTCCTTCATCATCGGTCGGACCTGCGGGGAGCCCTCCGGACTGAAGCAGGAGCTGACCGGGCTGCTCGGCGCGTCGGGCCAGCGCTTCTATATGCGGCAGCAGTCGATGGAGAAGCGGGAGCAGATGACCTTCTCCGAGGCGGACCTGTTCTCCTGCTACGATGAGGCGGCCAGCGGCTTCCGCGGGGTCCTCCTAGAGGGCGGCGCGGCCACGGTGCAGCCGGTTCTGGCCTATTGGACGGGGTACCTGCGGGCGGAGAAGTTTCGTCCGGAGACGGTCAAGGATTGGGTGCTGAAGCTGGTGCTGGATCTCAAGCTGAAGCTGCAGTCGATGCAGCTGTTCCGCAACCATTATTCGGTGGAGATCCTGCACAAGGAGCTCCTGGAGATGGATACGCTCGATGAGATCGAAGCCTGGGTGAACGGCTTCTTCGAATCCTCGCTTACCGCCGCCCGGGACGCCAAGGTGCTCAGCAAGCGGACGGAGGTGCTCGATGCCTGCCACTATGTCTCGCAGCACCTGAACCGCAAGATCTCCCTCGACGAGGTGGCCGAGCACCTGTACATGAACCCGAGCTATTTCAGCCGGCTGTTCAAGAAGGAAACCGGGGAGACGTTCATCGAGTTCGTGAACCGGGCCAAGGTCAACCGGGCGAAGGAGCTGCTCGACGGCACGAACCTGTCCGTGGCGAAGATCTGCGAGGCGCTCGGCTACGACAACCACAGCTATTTCATCAAAATGTTCAAGGCGGCGGCAGGCGTCACACCGCAGGAATACCGGGGAACGGCACCGGTCAAGGCCTAG
- a CDS encoding ABC transporter substrate-binding protein, which yields MRCVSAGAVLCLLAGCMPGGGTDTESGGGPGREPVTIAFHTFGSEEQQAWGRVISSFEARHPDIRVKLVNLSENGDTQEYAKRLDLAAASGEEMDVLMFSEPAMYAQRVALGMAAPLDEYIRREGYRVSEEYKVDTQLGGKVYALPGKFNPWYVLLNKDHLDETGLKVPTDWTWDEFMDYAGKLTRPGAGGRYGTYLHGPRGDGWAEFTRLAMANQPENPDYLRADGTSNLDSPLFRRSIEIRYRMEKLDRSATPYIDAIARKLHYRTEFFSGAASMIVIGSWMNPEIGGTEAFPLKFHVAAAPYPRNQASDPGGYTIVTTDFMAVAAASKHKEQAYRFIRYYTTEGMLEQGKYIPSWTGVDSGTLERIIERTAAGSRSPELVDTASLKAVLAEAKAPKLVTPAPFQADVYRVVNEEFEKLMLDQISLDAMISNARIRTQKMIDTNRK from the coding sequence ATGCGGTGTGTGAGCGCTGGGGCTGTGTTGTGCCTGCTGGCCGGCTGCATGCCCGGAGGCGGCACGGACACGGAGAGCGGGGGGGGGCCGGGGCGGGAGCCGGTGACGATTGCCTTCCACACCTTTGGAAGCGAAGAGCAGCAGGCCTGGGGCCGGGTGATCTCCTCCTTCGAGGCCAGGCACCCGGACATCCGCGTGAAGCTGGTGAATCTGAGCGAGAACGGGGACACCCAGGAATACGCGAAGCGGCTGGATCTCGCGGCCGCTTCCGGCGAGGAGATGGACGTGCTCATGTTCAGCGAGCCCGCCATGTATGCCCAGCGGGTCGCTCTGGGCATGGCCGCGCCGCTGGATGAATACATCCGGAGGGAAGGCTACCGGGTCAGCGAGGAATACAAGGTGGACACGCAGCTCGGCGGGAAGGTGTATGCGCTGCCCGGCAAGTTCAATCCCTGGTATGTCCTGCTGAATAAGGACCATCTGGACGAAACGGGTCTGAAGGTGCCGACCGACTGGACGTGGGATGAGTTCATGGACTACGCCGGGAAGCTGACCCGCCCCGGTGCGGGCGGGCGCTACGGCACCTATCTGCACGGGCCGCGGGGAGACGGCTGGGCGGAGTTCACCCGGCTCGCGATGGCGAACCAGCCGGAGAATCCGGATTATCTGCGGGCGGACGGCACGTCCAATCTGGACAGTCCGCTGTTCCGCCGGTCCATCGAGATCCGCTACCGGATGGAGAAGCTCGACCGGTCGGCAACGCCCTATATCGATGCCATTGCGAGGAAGCTGCACTACCGCACCGAGTTCTTCAGCGGAGCGGCCAGCATGATCGTGATCGGCTCCTGGATGAACCCCGAGATCGGAGGAACGGAGGCGTTCCCGCTCAAGTTTCATGTCGCTGCCGCCCCGTACCCCCGCAATCAGGCGTCGGACCCGGGAGGCTATACGATCGTCACGACGGACTTCATGGCCGTGGCGGCGGCTTCGAAGCACAAGGAGCAGGCGTACCGGTTCATCCGTTATTACACGACCGAGGGGATGCTCGAGCAGGGGAAGTATATTCCCTCGTGGACGGGGGTGGACAGCGGGACGCTGGAGCGGATCATTGAGCGGACCGCAGCGGGAAGCCGGTCGCCGGAGCTCGTCGACACGGCTTCCCTGAAGGCCGTGCTGGCGGAGGCCAAAGCGCCGAAGCTCGTGACGCCCGCCCCGTTTCAGGCGGATGTATACCGGGTGGTCAACGAAGAGTTCGAGAAGCTGATGCTGGACCAGATAAGCCTGGACGCCATGATCTCGAACGCGCGGATCCGGACGCAGAAGATGATCGATACGAACAGGAAGTGA
- a CDS encoding glycoside hydrolase family 88 protein: MNGTKSQPDWVREAWSRTTAKVTRISGRIGDRFPHASVQGEYKLEPPYWWTAGFWPGLLWLVYRETKNEALRELAESCERQLDQVITDYYKLDHDIGFMWTLTSVARHKLLGAEDSKRRALLAANLLAARFNVQGGYIRAWNPWREGEQNAGWAIIDCMMNLPLLHWASAVTGDPRYKHTAVRHADMAVEHFIRPDGSVNHIVIFDPETGEKVEVNGGQGYGPDSAWSRGTAWAIYGMSLSYHYTQDEKYLHAAKRAAHFFLANLPEDSVPHWDFRLPEGVPAYRDSSAGACAACGLLLLAEQVDGRESALYRSAGERILHSLYVNYGAWDNEEEEGLILHGTSHFPEGKNIDVPLIYGDYYFAEGLARLAGYRELFW; the protein is encoded by the coding sequence ATGAACGGGACGAAGAGTCAGCCGGATTGGGTACGGGAGGCGTGGAGCCGGACGACGGCCAAGGTTACAAGAATCAGCGGCCGCATCGGGGACCGGTTCCCGCATGCCTCCGTACAGGGGGAGTACAAGCTGGAGCCGCCTTACTGGTGGACGGCCGGGTTCTGGCCGGGCCTGCTGTGGCTCGTCTACCGCGAGACGAAGAACGAGGCGCTCCGGGAGCTCGCGGAATCATGCGAGCGGCAGCTGGATCAGGTGATCACCGATTATTACAAGCTCGACCACGATATCGGCTTCATGTGGACGCTGACCAGCGTAGCCCGGCATAAGCTGCTCGGCGCCGAGGATTCGAAGCGCCGCGCGCTTCTGGCCGCGAATCTGCTCGCGGCGCGGTTCAACGTACAGGGCGGCTACATCCGCGCCTGGAATCCGTGGCGCGAAGGCGAGCAGAATGCGGGCTGGGCGATCATCGACTGCATGATGAATCTGCCGCTGCTTCATTGGGCCTCGGCCGTGACGGGGGACCCGCGCTACAAGCATACGGCCGTCCGGCATGCGGACATGGCCGTGGAGCACTTCATCCGGCCGGACGGGTCGGTCAATCATATCGTGATCTTCGACCCGGAGACCGGGGAGAAGGTCGAGGTGAACGGCGGGCAGGGCTACGGCCCGGATTCGGCGTGGAGCCGGGGAACCGCCTGGGCCATCTACGGGATGAGCCTCAGCTATCACTACACACAGGATGAGAAGTACCTGCATGCGGCCAAGCGCGCAGCGCACTTCTTCCTGGCGAATCTGCCGGAGGACAGCGTGCCGCACTGGGATTTCCGCCTGCCGGAGGGCGTCCCCGCTTACCGCGATTCTTCGGCTGGCGCCTGCGCGGCCTGCGGCTTGCTGCTGCTTGCCGAGCAGGTGGACGGCCGGGAGTCGGCGCTGTACCGCTCGGCGGGGGAGCGCATCCTGCATTCGCTGTACGTGAATTACGGCGCTTGGGACAACGAGGAAGAAGAGGGCCTGATCCTGCACGGCACATCCCACTTCCCTGAAGGGAAGAACATCGATGTGCCGCTGATCTACGGCGATTATTATTTCGCCGAAGGCCTGGCGCGGCTGGCGGGTTACCGCGAGCTGTTCTGGTAA
- a CDS encoding LysR family transcriptional regulator, protein MMNLEWYRIFLHTARHLNLTKAAQELHITQPSVSYAIKQLEEAMGLPLFHRLSKGVELTEEGRALLEYVEQSFAVLDSAQKHLRNLKQLSEGEIRIGASDSLIKHLLLPQLNAFHRSYPGIRIRLSHGRTPDITQRLKEGVIDCALVHMPMDDPQLHIQTLAVLEDCFVVGDAYRELAGRTLSAEELAELPLILLSPGSSTRVFVEMWFAARGRTVKPDIELGSIDLLAEFAKLGYGAAFISRSFVQEELREGTLFELKLEDPLPPRSIGFAVRRDRKLSAAADAFVRMLRAGQGPSGEKLTGP, encoded by the coding sequence ATGATGAATCTGGAGTGGTATCGGATTTTTCTGCATACGGCGCGGCATCTGAATCTGACGAAGGCGGCGCAGGAGCTGCACATCACGCAGCCTTCGGTAAGCTATGCCATCAAGCAGCTCGAAGAGGCCATGGGGCTGCCCCTGTTCCACCGGCTCTCCAAGGGTGTTGAGCTGACGGAAGAAGGCCGCGCGCTGCTCGAGTACGTGGAGCAATCGTTCGCCGTGCTGGACTCGGCACAGAAGCATCTCCGAAACCTGAAGCAGTTAAGCGAGGGAGAGATCCGGATCGGGGCGAGCGATTCGCTGATCAAGCATCTGCTGCTGCCTCAGCTGAACGCCTTCCACCGGAGCTATCCGGGCATCCGGATTCGTCTGTCGCACGGCCGGACGCCCGACATCACCCAGCGCCTCAAGGAAGGCGTGATCGACTGCGCCCTGGTCCATATGCCCATGGACGATCCCCAGCTGCATATCCAGACGCTCGCAGTGCTGGAGGACTGTTTTGTGGTGGGAGATGCTTACCGAGAGCTCGCGGGCCGGACCCTGTCAGCGGAGGAACTGGCGGAGCTTCCGCTCATTCTATTATCCCCGGGCAGCAGCACCAGGGTGTTCGTGGAGATGTGGTTTGCCGCCAGGGGGCGGACGGTGAAGCCGGACATAGAACTTGGCAGCATCGATCTGCTGGCGGAGTTCGCAAAGCTGGGCTACGGCGCCGCGTTCATCAGCCGCTCTTTCGTGCAGGAAGAGCTTCGGGAAGGTACACTCTTCGAGCTGAAGCTGGAGGACCCGCTGCCCCCTCGGAGCATAGGCTTTGCCGTCAGGCGGGACCGGAAGCTGTCGGCCGCGGCGGATGCCTTCGTCCGGATGCTTCGCGCCGGGCAAGGGCCCTCTGGTGAGAAGCTTACGGGTCCCTGA